One region of Mucilaginibacter gotjawali genomic DNA includes:
- a CDS encoding LbetaH domain-containing protein, translating into MTEINHGEFTDPWRGAKPMTEAPWIHETAIVKDSRMGAWTAVGERCEVFSSDLLDYAYLVKDVEVFNAEVGKFANIASSVRINPTNHPMWRATLHHFTYRSKSHFMADDDDDEVLEWRKQYRVTIGPDVWIGHGAILMPGVSVGTGAIIGSGSIVTKNVEDYAIVAGNPAKVIRRRVTQEVEAAFKRIAWWNWNREQLIAALPDFRKLDAPAFTAKYDAL; encoded by the coding sequence ATGACAGAAATTAATCACGGAGAATTTACAGATCCATGGCGCGGGGCAAAACCAATGACCGAAGCTCCGTGGATACATGAAACTGCTATTGTAAAAGATAGCCGGATGGGTGCGTGGACGGCGGTTGGCGAGCGCTGCGAGGTATTTTCGAGCGACCTGCTGGATTACGCATACCTGGTTAAAGATGTTGAAGTGTTTAACGCCGAGGTTGGCAAATTTGCAAATATAGCATCAAGCGTACGTATTAATCCGACGAACCACCCTATGTGGCGCGCCACGCTTCATCATTTCACCTACCGCTCCAAATCACATTTTATGGCTGATGATGACGACGACGAAGTGCTTGAATGGCGCAAACAATACCGTGTAACGATAGGACCTGATGTTTGGATAGGCCATGGGGCCATTTTAATGCCCGGAGTTTCTGTAGGGACGGGTGCAATTATAGGCTCCGGCTCAATTGTAACAAAAAATGTGGAAGATTATGCCATTGTCGCCGGTAACCCGGCAAAGGTAATCAGGCGAAGGGTTACACAAGAAGTTGAAGCCGCTTTTAAACGCATTGCCTGGTGGAACTGGAACCGTGAGCAACTGATAGCTGCTCTACCCGATTTCAGGAAATTAGATGCACCTGCTTTTACTGCCAAATATGATGCACTTTAA
- a CDS encoding DUF6886 family protein, giving the protein MLPGQPDLLNASKRLFHVSEEPRIRIFKPRPSPSPFADIKGDVVFAIAGNLLHNYLLPRDCPRVTYYAGTKTAKADKEKFIGSSAAEFFVCIESGWYQRVMETRLYCYEFLSDNFELIDESAGYYVSYQPAVPQSVIPVSDILSALLSRNIELRFMPSLVRLAEDVSKSTLNFSNIRMRNAALK; this is encoded by the coding sequence ATGTTACCAGGTCAACCCGATTTGTTAAACGCTTCAAAACGGCTTTTCCATGTGAGCGAAGAGCCCCGTATACGGATCTTTAAACCCAGGCCGTCACCCTCCCCGTTCGCTGACATTAAGGGAGATGTAGTTTTTGCTATCGCAGGTAATTTGCTGCACAATTACCTGTTGCCACGTGATTGCCCGCGGGTAACTTATTATGCCGGTACAAAAACCGCCAAAGCAGACAAAGAAAAATTTATCGGGTCATCTGCCGCTGAATTTTTTGTGTGTATCGAATCAGGTTGGTACCAGCGGGTAATGGAAACCAGGCTCTACTGCTACGAATTTTTAAGCGATAATTTTGAACTGATAGATGAAAGTGCCGGTTATTATGTTTCTTACCAGCCTGCTGTCCCTCAATCGGTCATTCCTGTCAGCGATATTTTGTCCGCGTTATTAAGCAGAAATATTGAACTTCGTTTTATGCCATCACTTGTTCGGCTGGCAGAAGATGTAAGTAAATCAACCCTTAATTTTTCAAATATCAGGATGCGGAATGCGGCGCTGAAATAA
- a CDS encoding tyrosine-protein phosphatase yields the protein MKKYLLLFSAICFYSISNAQVADSAKRHVVLQGAANFRDLGGYATADGHHVKWGEVYRSADISKLTDADLAILKQKNINYDVDLRGRQESAQAPDKLNPGMDYILCPAGSNNSLNDWMKSIAHAKGTAGDSLMVVYYSKTDSLAARYKPFFDKLLGLPVGQSLVFHCTAGKDRTGIGAALLLYSLGVPYETIMSDYLASNYYRKDANTKMINQMVNFMHIDQQVASDMAGVNKEDLDATFNAITLKYGSVDNYLRTEIGLDDTKIAMLKKKFLE from the coding sequence ATGAAAAAGTATCTTTTATTATTTAGCGCCATTTGTTTTTATTCAATTTCAAACGCACAGGTAGCTGACAGCGCCAAAAGGCATGTAGTTTTACAGGGCGCCGCCAATTTTCGCGATCTGGGTGGTTATGCAACTGCTGATGGTCACCATGTTAAATGGGGCGAAGTTTACCGCAGCGCGGACATCAGCAAATTAACCGATGCCGACCTGGCCATCCTGAAGCAAAAGAATATCAATTATGATGTGGACCTGCGCGGCCGGCAGGAATCGGCACAGGCGCCTGATAAACTTAACCCCGGCATGGATTATATTTTATGCCCGGCAGGAAGCAATAATAGCCTGAATGACTGGATGAAGAGCATCGCGCATGCAAAAGGCACTGCCGGAGATTCATTAATGGTAGTTTATTACAGCAAAACAGATTCGCTGGCGGCCCGTTACAAACCGTTTTTTGATAAATTACTGGGGTTACCTGTTGGGCAAAGCCTGGTTTTCCATTGCACTGCAGGTAAAGACCGTACCGGTATTGGCGCCGCTTTACTTTTATACAGCCTGGGTGTACCGTACGAAACGATCATGAGCGATTACCTGGCGTCAAATTATTACCGTAAAGATGCGAATACCAAAATGATTAACCAGATGGTGAATTTTATGCATATAGACCAACAGGTTGCGTCGGATATGGCCGGCGTTAATAAAGAGGATCTTGATGCCACATTTAATGCGATTACCCTAAAATATGGCTCCGTTGATAATTATTTGAGGACCGAAATCGGTTTAGATGATACTAAGATTGCCATGCTTAAAAAGAAATTCCTGGAATAG
- a CDS encoding SusD/RagB family nutrient-binding outer membrane lipoprotein has product MKIKSFLPLALLLTAGMAAITGCQKGDLVDNPNVASSNGVVPATLILNHITAKLIRNDEQPFSTGSKSSQDVLSTYVYYFGNNNYNFGNTEDSYDILKYAIALQTQSTTQLGNTTNKYYALSQFFKAYAGIWLSQRVGDIPFSQAGSASILTPKYDTQHDVYKAALAMLDNANAILAPIAAASPNTVLDKGDIFGLTNLQWQKLINTYTLRVLISLSKRAGDNADLQIPQKFAAIVNGASSTYPIMTGNADNLVYVYNQAFNPYATLNLGLQPYNSYDGIGLPYLNATAPNQDPRLLVVATPAISQVQAGNAPGSFASFVGVDDNQSVSSLQAISFNNYSHSNYNRYFALPGAYNGANAEPFVFIGYPEMCFNIAEAINRGWVSGPSSAAWYTNGINASLALYKITDGETLQIADYTGAALGTATVNLGAFIGNVAYAGDNATGLAQIFTQRYVAMHLNSGFESFFQWRRSVSTTNPNGIPAFSQGGPGIGTANNLIPRRWLYPANEASYNTANYQSAIQSQFGGTDDPTKDTWLTK; this is encoded by the coding sequence ATGAAAATAAAATCATTTTTACCATTAGCACTGCTGTTAACAGCAGGCATGGCTGCAATAACCGGGTGCCAGAAAGGCGACCTGGTTGATAATCCTAACGTGGCATCGTCAAATGGCGTTGTTCCGGCAACACTTATTTTGAACCACATCACCGCCAAGCTTATCCGCAACGATGAGCAACCATTTTCTACCGGTTCAAAGTCGTCTCAGGACGTATTATCTACGTATGTGTATTACTTTGGCAACAACAATTATAACTTTGGTAATACCGAAGACAGCTACGATATATTAAAGTATGCTATCGCCCTACAAACACAATCCACTACCCAGCTTGGAAATACAACCAATAAATATTACGCTTTAAGCCAGTTTTTTAAGGCTTATGCCGGCATCTGGTTATCACAGCGCGTAGGTGACATCCCTTTTTCACAGGCGGGCAGTGCTTCTATCCTGACGCCTAAATACGATACCCAGCATGACGTTTATAAAGCTGCCTTGGCAATGCTTGATAACGCAAATGCTATTTTAGCGCCCATCGCTGCTGCTAGTCCTAACACTGTTTTAGACAAAGGTGATATATTTGGTTTAACCAATTTGCAATGGCAAAAATTGATCAATACTTATACATTAAGGGTATTAATCAGCTTAAGCAAAAGAGCAGGTGACAATGCCGATCTTCAGATACCGCAAAAATTTGCTGCTATTGTAAACGGTGCCTCAAGCACTTACCCTATTATGACAGGCAATGCAGACAATTTGGTTTATGTGTACAACCAGGCGTTTAATCCTTATGCAACACTTAACCTTGGTTTACAACCTTATAACTCATATGACGGTATAGGCTTGCCTTATTTAAACGCAACAGCGCCTAACCAGGATCCGCGCCTTTTGGTAGTTGCAACACCAGCTATCAGCCAGGTACAAGCCGGTAATGCGCCCGGTAGCTTTGCCTCATTCGTTGGGGTGGATGATAATCAATCGGTGAGTTCATTACAGGCAATTTCATTTAACAACTATTCGCATTCCAATTACAACCGTTACTTTGCACTGCCCGGCGCTTATAACGGCGCAAATGCCGAGCCATTTGTTTTTATCGGCTACCCCGAAATGTGTTTTAATATAGCTGAAGCAATAAACAGAGGCTGGGTATCGGGACCAAGCTCAGCGGCATGGTATACCAATGGTATAAATGCTTCTTTAGCATTGTACAAAATTACTGACGGCGAAACCCTGCAAATTGCCGACTATACAGGCGCTGCTTTAGGCACCGCGACCGTAAACCTTGGCGCTTTTATAGGCAACGTAGCCTACGCCGGCGACAACGCAACTGGTTTAGCGCAAATATTTACCCAGCGTTATGTGGCGATGCACCTTAACTCAGGCTTCGAATCGTTTTTTCAATGGAGAAGATCTGTTAGCACGACCAATCCAAACGGTATCCCGGCATTTAGCCAGGGCGGCCCTGGTATCGGAACTGCGAATAACCTGATCCCGCGTCGTTGGTTATATCCGGCTAACGAAGCATCCTATAACACAGCAAATTACCAGTCGGCTATCCAATCGCAATTTGGCGGTACGGACGACCCGACTAAAGATACCTGGCTTACTAAATAG
- a CDS encoding SusC/RagA family TonB-linked outer membrane protein encodes MHAQNLPVRGIVLDNNNQPLPGVSIFIKGTDRGTLTGVEGRFTLSVDKGQTLVFKSIGFITQEIVVNETNLSVQLFQDNKALNEVVITALGVKKEFQKLGYSQSQISGDELTTARDANPLNSMAGKVAGLTIGASSEFFGAPTVVLRGSKDILYVIDGEPVESNTYDFNQDDVDTYTVLKGPNAAALYGSRGINGAIIITTKHGTKDKKGWQIDINSTLEAEKGFLVLPKDQYEYGRGTKFAYAYGNQLYDNNQRLPEWGPRFDGVFQTTQFDSPYNTVTGVRTPTPWAARGINNFNNFVQTGYTSTNSVSLSASGSNYDMRLSYGHTYQQGDFPNTKLNIDNFKISAGYDITPKLRLDGDLNLNLQYSPNIPDVSYGPNSYAYEFFVYGSSDYDINALKNIYQGPQGVPNLVQYAQEYGRENNPWFQAKKWLKGRDNQVVNGSLRLTYKFNNDLSVALRSSLDTYNELNTEDVPSSTNLNQYLPWYYFGWYGDYRQDQRNLLENNTDVTVNYNKKIRNFNISALAGANERSFRYLSNWATTKDLSLPNVYNLDNSTNPILSYNFNSKMQVNSAYYSVDLGYKNYININTTGRVDNISTLPSSNNTYFYPSVSVSSVVNDYVKLPEFISFFKVRGSFADVKGALTNPYIPSAYAAVTGNSIGSLLGYSTEHFTPYNGPNYVNSSSVSPTTYYNGSPSVNLSNTIANASIKPYDVKSYEFGADLKFIGNRLGLNATYFTTTNGPNIFSLPVASSTTFSSQIVNGVTTKKKGVELELVGSPLRSKDGLNWDVNINYSNYKETLASIYGGETGLYQNNHLYHIGDRLDAIYGTKFVRDGSGNIINSGGAPIQAPGQSNNAQLGLLGYADPSFAFGITNHFTYQNWSLSFQFDGRIGGKTYDYTYYHAMNGGTAVESASGAYGAARLAEWNSTAEGTKSATPAYVGPGVTLVSGTPTYGPGGVITNLSQLTFAPNTTAVTVQGYISSGLGGNFDEYYMISRSYAKLREATIGYSLPSKLLQGTFIKKASFSIVGRNLLYFAARKDIDLDQYASGYDASSRTLVGGSGGSDLASPTARRYGLNIHLTF; translated from the coding sequence ATGCATGCGCAAAACCTCCCGGTAAGGGGTATTGTTTTGGATAACAATAACCAGCCATTGCCCGGAGTAAGCATATTTATAAAGGGTACCGATAGAGGAACCCTGACAGGTGTAGAAGGCAGGTTTACCTTGTCCGTTGACAAAGGACAGACACTGGTTTTCAAATCAATTGGTTTTATTACCCAGGAAATTGTTGTAAACGAGACAAATTTGTCGGTACAATTATTTCAGGATAATAAAGCATTAAATGAAGTAGTAATTACCGCCCTCGGCGTAAAGAAAGAGTTTCAGAAACTTGGCTATTCGCAATCACAAATCAGCGGTGATGAATTAACCACAGCGCGCGATGCCAATCCGCTCAACTCGATGGCCGGTAAAGTTGCCGGTTTGACTATAGGTGCCAGCTCAGAGTTTTTTGGCGCACCGACAGTTGTTTTGCGCGGCAGCAAAGACATATTGTATGTGATAGACGGCGAGCCGGTAGAATCGAATACTTATGACTTTAACCAGGATGACGTTGATACTTATACCGTTTTAAAAGGCCCCAACGCTGCGGCACTTTATGGATCGAGGGGTATTAATGGCGCTATTATTATCACGACTAAACATGGAACTAAAGACAAAAAAGGCTGGCAAATTGATATAAACAGCACCCTTGAAGCAGAAAAAGGCTTCCTGGTGTTACCAAAGGATCAGTATGAATACGGCCGTGGAACCAAATTTGCCTACGCATACGGCAACCAGTTGTATGACAATAACCAGCGCTTACCCGAATGGGGGCCGCGTTTTGACGGCGTTTTTCAAACAACTCAGTTTGATAGCCCCTACAATACGGTTACCGGTGTAAGAACACCTACTCCGTGGGCTGCACGCGGAATTAATAACTTTAATAACTTCGTACAAACCGGTTATACCAGCACAAATTCAGTGTCATTGTCCGCCAGCGGATCGAATTATGATATGCGTTTGTCTTACGGGCATACGTATCAGCAGGGCGATTTCCCGAATACCAAACTGAATATCGATAACTTCAAAATTTCAGCGGGATATGACATCACGCCAAAGTTACGTTTGGATGGTGATTTAAACTTAAACTTACAATACTCGCCAAACATTCCCGACGTGAGCTATGGCCCGAATAGCTACGCTTACGAGTTTTTTGTTTACGGATCATCAGATTACGATATAAACGCATTAAAGAACATTTACCAGGGCCCGCAGGGTGTGCCTAACCTGGTACAATATGCCCAGGAATACGGCCGCGAAAACAACCCCTGGTTCCAGGCAAAAAAATGGCTTAAAGGCAGGGATAACCAGGTAGTTAACGGGTCATTACGGTTAACTTACAAATTCAATAACGACCTGAGTGTAGCCTTGCGCAGCTCATTGGATACTTATAACGAACTGAATACAGAAGATGTGCCTTCGTCTACCAACTTAAACCAGTACCTGCCATGGTATTATTTCGGATGGTATGGTGATTACAGGCAGGATCAGCGTAACCTGTTGGAAAACAATACCGACGTTACCGTAAATTATAACAAAAAGATCAGGAATTTTAATATCAGTGCTTTAGCAGGTGCAAACGAGCGTTCTTTCAGGTACCTGTCCAACTGGGCAACCACAAAAGACCTTTCATTACCAAACGTTTATAACCTGGATAACTCAACGAATCCTATCCTGAGCTATAACTTCAATTCAAAAATGCAGGTTAACAGTGCTTACTACTCTGTCGATCTTGGCTACAAAAATTACATTAATATCAATACAACAGGTCGTGTTGATAATATCTCTACCCTGCCATCCAGCAACAACACCTATTTCTACCCTTCGGTATCGGTAAGCTCGGTGGTAAACGATTATGTTAAATTGCCTGAATTCATTTCATTCTTTAAGGTAAGGGGGTCATTCGCTGATGTTAAGGGCGCATTAACCAATCCTTATATCCCATCGGCATACGCCGCTGTAACCGGCAATAGTATAGGTAGTTTATTGGGTTATAGTACCGAGCACTTTACACCTTATAATGGCCCCAATTATGTAAACTCAAGCTCGGTGTCACCAACTACTTATTACAATGGTTCGCCGTCTGTAAATCTTTCAAACACTATTGCCAATGCCAGCATCAAACCTTATGACGTAAAATCATACGAGTTTGGCGCCGACCTTAAATTTATCGGCAACAGGCTGGGCTTAAATGCTACCTATTTTACAACAACCAACGGTCCAAACATTTTCTCGTTACCGGTTGCATCTTCAACTACATTCAGCTCGCAGATTGTAAACGGTGTTACTACCAAAAAGAAAGGTGTTGAATTGGAACTGGTAGGCTCCCCATTAAGAAGCAAAGATGGTTTAAACTGGGATGTAAACATCAACTATTCAAATTATAAAGAAACCCTTGCTTCTATTTACGGAGGTGAAACAGGTTTGTATCAAAATAACCACCTGTACCATATTGGCGACCGTTTGGACGCTATCTACGGTACAAAATTTGTACGCGATGGCAGCGGAAACATCATCAACAGCGGTGGAGCCCCCATACAGGCGCCAGGACAGAGCAATAACGCGCAATTGGGCTTATTAGGCTACGCCGATCCAAGTTTCGCGTTTGGCATTACCAACCATTTTACCTACCAAAACTGGAGCCTTAGCTTCCAGTTTGACGGACGTATCGGCGGTAAAACCTACGATTATACTTATTACCATGCAATGAACGGCGGCACCGCCGTTGAAAGTGCTTCCGGCGCTTACGGCGCTGCGCGTTTGGCTGAATGGAACAGCACTGCAGAGGGCACTAAAAGTGCAACCCCGGCCTATGTTGGCCCAGGTGTTACACTGGTTTCGGGGACACCAACTTATGGCCCGGGCGGCGTAATAACTAACCTAAGCCAGTTAACCTTTGCACCTAATACTACCGCAGTAACCGTTCAGGGTTATATCTCCAGCGGTTTGGGTGGTAACTTTGACGAGTACTATATGATCAGCCGTTCATATGCAAAATTGCGCGAAGCAACTATCGGTTACTCGCTTCCTTCAAAATTATTACAGGGTACATTCATTAAAAAAGCATCCTTTTCAATTGTAGGCAGAAACTTATTGTATTTCGCAGCACGCAAAGATATCGATCTTGATCAATACGCATCGGGTTACGATGCAAGCTCAAGAACTTTGGTGGGTGGCAGCGGCGGCTCAGATTTAGCGAGTCCGACAGCGCGTCGCTACGGTCTTAACATCCATTTAACATTCTAA
- a CDS encoding aspartate kinase, producing the protein MLTVEKIGGTSMSALGEVIDNIVLFERSAERLYNRVLVVSAFSGVTNILLEDKKTGAPGVYHQLAKYQDFHGPLKELVLKLKAINQRYTGLGLDLDVADRFIENHVARAQVYLENLSNILASGYVSQEGILLAAREILASIGETHSAFNLTHILQNKGIRAKLIDLSGFDDPRPLTIDQRIKEAFSTVNLEDCLCIATGYAKGTEGIMREFDRGYSEVTFSKIAEILKPKEAIIHKEYHLSTADPALVGIENCKPVGFTNYDIADQLADVGMEAIHPKASKPLEINGIHLRIKNTFEPSHPGTLITREYISEQKRVEVITGMDKLVMIDAYDPLMVGNVGSDLQIMKLFHKHGVSYTFKATSANSISIVIWESDFNDALIGDLEAVVEKVTVEQVAMVCLLGTNMDQPGLLAKSADALASHDINIKSVGMALRKVNIQFLIAREDFKTAIIALNKAVG; encoded by the coding sequence ATGCTAACTGTTGAAAAAATAGGCGGGACGTCCATGAGCGCCCTGGGTGAAGTAATTGATAATATTGTTTTGTTTGAACGCTCTGCGGAGCGGTTGTATAACCGGGTACTGGTAGTATCGGCTTTTTCGGGGGTTACCAATATATTGCTTGAAGATAAAAAAACCGGTGCTCCCGGCGTTTACCACCAACTGGCCAAATACCAGGATTTTCACGGGCCGTTAAAAGAACTTGTATTAAAATTAAAGGCCATTAACCAGCGCTACACAGGGCTGGGGCTCGACCTTGATGTTGCCGACCGCTTTATTGAAAATCATGTGGCCCGCGCACAGGTGTACCTCGAAAATTTATCCAATATACTGGCGTCGGGTTATGTGAGCCAGGAAGGTATTTTGCTGGCGGCGAGAGAAATACTGGCCTCCATAGGCGAAACACATTCGGCATTTAACCTCACGCATATCTTACAGAACAAAGGCATCCGTGCAAAACTGATCGACCTGAGCGGCTTTGACGATCCCCGGCCGCTCACCATAGACCAGCGCATTAAAGAAGCATTTTCCACTGTGAACCTGGAAGACTGCCTTTGCATTGCCACCGGTTATGCCAAAGGCACCGAAGGTATTATGCGGGAATTTGACCGCGGTTATTCGGAAGTGACTTTCAGTAAGATTGCTGAGATCCTGAAACCGAAGGAGGCCATCATCCATAAGGAATACCACCTTTCCACCGCCGACCCTGCGCTTGTTGGGATTGAAAACTGCAAACCGGTGGGCTTTACCAATTATGATATAGCCGATCAACTGGCAGATGTGGGCATGGAAGCCATCCACCCAAAAGCATCAAAACCGCTCGAGATCAACGGGATCCACCTGCGGATCAAAAATACTTTTGAACCATCTCACCCGGGCACATTGATCACCCGGGAATATATCTCGGAACAGAAGAGGGTAGAGGTGATCACCGGGATGGATAAACTGGTAATGATAGATGCGTATGACCCCTTAATGGTTGGCAATGTAGGCAGTGACTTACAGATTATGAAATTGTTTCATAAACACGGCGTCAGCTATACATTTAAAGCCACCAGCGCCAACAGCATTTCGATAGTGATATGGGAAAGTGACTTTAATGATGCGTTGATAGGCGACCTGGAAGCAGTAGTGGAAAAGGTTACCGTTGAGCAAGTGGCCATGGTGTGCCTGCTGGGTACCAATATGGATCAGCCCGGTTTATTGGCGAAAAGCGCTGATGCACTCGCCAGCCATGATATTAACATAAAAAGCGTCGGAATGGCGTTAAGGAAAGTGAATATTCAGTTCCTGATCGCGCGGGAGGATTTTAAAACGGCCATTATTGCTTTAAATAAAGCAGTCGGTTAA
- the araA gene encoding L-arabinose isomerase: protein MIDLKKFEVWFITGSQHLYGEETLKLVAEHSQQIATGMDASGKIPVRIVYKPIVKSTEEIYETLMEANRAENCIGIITWMHTFSPAKMWIRGLSILQKPMLHLHTQFNRDIPWSSIDMDFMNLNQSAHGDREFGFIVSRMRKNRKVVVGHWQDNEVLAQIDAWTRAAAGWYDWQGAKFARFGDNMRFVAVTEGDKVEAELKFGYAVNTYGVGDLVAVINAVSDEAIDALVTEYEATYSMDAALRKGGEKHSSVYEAARIEIGLRTFLETGGFKGFTDTFEDLHGMVQLPGIAAQRLMEAGYGFAGEGDWKTAALVRAFKVMGSGLKGGNAFMEDYTYHFDPDNNLVLGSHMLEIDSSLANGKIALEVHPLGIGGKADPARLVFNVAGGPALNASIIDMGNRFRLLINEVEAVEPQNELPNLPVARVLWKPLPDMKTGCAAWIYAGGAHHTAYSQNLTAEHLQDFADMAGLEFLRIGKDTRLDQFRNEIRWNEAAFK from the coding sequence ATGATCGATCTGAAAAAATTTGAAGTCTGGTTTATCACCGGCAGCCAGCATCTCTATGGCGAAGAAACGCTTAAACTTGTTGCCGAACATTCGCAGCAAATTGCCACAGGTATGGATGCTTCCGGAAAAATACCCGTTCGTATTGTTTACAAACCTATTGTAAAGAGCACGGAAGAAATTTATGAAACCCTTATGGAGGCTAACAGGGCCGAAAACTGTATTGGTATTATTACATGGATGCATACCTTCTCGCCTGCAAAAATGTGGATCCGCGGATTAAGTATCCTGCAAAAACCAATGCTCCACCTGCATACCCAATTTAACCGCGATATCCCCTGGAGTTCGATTGATATGGACTTTATGAATTTAAACCAAAGCGCCCATGGCGACCGTGAGTTTGGATTCATTGTTTCGCGCATGCGCAAAAACCGGAAAGTGGTGGTTGGCCATTGGCAAGACAATGAAGTATTGGCACAAATTGATGCCTGGACAAGGGCGGCAGCCGGCTGGTACGACTGGCAGGGTGCAAAATTTGCCCGCTTTGGCGACAATATGCGCTTTGTAGCGGTTACCGAGGGTGATAAGGTGGAAGCTGAACTTAAATTTGGCTACGCTGTTAATACCTACGGCGTAGGCGACCTGGTGGCCGTAATCAATGCCGTAAGCGACGAAGCGATTGATGCGCTGGTTACCGAATACGAAGCAACTTATAGCATGGATGCGGCACTGCGTAAGGGCGGAGAAAAACACTCATCGGTTTACGAGGCTGCCAGGATTGAGATAGGCCTGCGCACGTTTTTAGAAACTGGCGGCTTTAAAGGTTTTACGGATACTTTTGAAGACCTGCATGGTATGGTGCAGCTTCCGGGTATTGCCGCCCAGCGCTTAATGGAGGCTGGTTATGGTTTTGCAGGTGAAGGCGACTGGAAGACTGCCGCCCTCGTTCGCGCATTTAAAGTAATGGGCAGCGGGCTTAAAGGCGGCAATGCTTTTATGGAAGATTATACCTACCATTTTGACCCGGATAATAACCTGGTGCTGGGTTCGCACATGCTCGAAATAGACAGCTCGTTAGCCAACGGCAAAATAGCACTTGAAGTGCACCCACTGGGTATTGGCGGCAAAGCCGATCCTGCCCGCCTGGTGTTTAACGTGGCCGGAGGGCCTGCATTAAATGCATCCATCATTGATATGGGCAACCGTTTCAGGCTGCTCATCAACGAAGTTGAAGCTGTTGAGCCGCAAAATGAGCTGCCTAACCTGCCAGTTGCCCGTGTATTATGGAAACCCCTTCCTGATATGAAAACAGGATGCGCTGCGTGGATCTATGCCGGGGGCGCCCATCATACCGCCTACAGCCAAAACCTCACGGCTGAACATTTACAGGATTTTGCAGATATGGCAGGGCTGGAATTTTTACGCATTGGCAAAGACACCAGGCTTGATCAGTTCCGCAATGAAATCCGGTGGAACGAGGCCGCCTTTAAATAA